One Paramisgurnus dabryanus chromosome 10, PD_genome_1.1, whole genome shotgun sequence genomic region harbors:
- the smad4a gene encoding mothers against decapentaplegic homolog 4a isoform X1, whose product MSITNTPTSNDACLSIVHSLMCHRQGGESETFAKRAIESLVKKLKEKKDELDSLITAITTNGAHPSKCVTIQRTLDGRLQVAGRKGFPHVIYARLWRWPDLHKNELKHVKYCQFAFDLKCDSVCVNPYHYERVVSPGIDLSGLTLSSSGPSALMVKDEYDYESQPSLPSTEGHMQTIQHPAARPVAQEPFNTPAMLPPVEGSSSASTSAFSSITVGSTTQASNVLTGSHSSDGLLPMGSGTGQSSQQNGLPPGQTSTFHHNATSTWTRNSSFTPSVSHHQNGHLQHHPPMAHPAHYWPVHNDIGFQPPISNHPAPEYWCSIAYFEMDVQVGETFKVPSSCPVVTVDGYVDPSGGDRFCLGQLSNVHRTEAIERARLHIGKGVQLECKGEGDVWVRCLSDHAVFVQSYYLDREAGRAPGDAVHKIYPSAYIKVFDLRQCHRQMQQQAATAQAAAAAQAAAVAGNIPGPGSVGGIAPAISLSAAAGIGVDDLRRLCILRMSFVKGWGPDYPRQSIKETPCWIEIHLHRALQLLDEVLHTMPIADPTPLD is encoded by the exons ATGTCCATCACAAACACACCCACCAGTAATGATGCCTGTCTGAGTATTGTCCACAGTCTGATGTGTCACAGACAGGGAGGTGAGAGCGAGACCTTCGCCAAACGGGCCATCGAGAGTCTGGTCAAGAAACTGAAGGAGAAGAAAGATGAGCTGGATTCTCTCATCACCGCCATTACAACTAATGGAGCTCATCCCAGTAAATGTGTGACTATACAGCGCACGCTGGACGGACGTCTGCAG GTTGCTGGACGTAAAGGCTTTCCACACGTGATTTATGCACGCTTGTGGCGGTGGCCGGACCTTCATAAGAATGAGTTGAAACATGTCAAGTACTGTCAGTTTGCCTTTGATCTGAAATGTGACAGCGTCTGTGTGAACCCATACCATTATGAGAGAGTAGTGTCTCCAGGAATAG ATTTATCTGGACTGACTCTGTCAAGTTCTG GTCCGTCTGCTCTGATGGTGAAGGATGAATATGATTATGAGAGTCAGCCGTCTCTGCCCAGCACCGAGGGACACATGCAGACCATTCAGCATCCCGCTGCGAGACCTGTAGCCCAGGAGCCCTTTAACACCCCAGCTATGTTACCGCCAGTCGAGGGCAGCAGCTCGGCCTCCACGTCTGCTTTCTCCAGCATCACTGTGGGATCCACAA CTCAGGCCAGTAATGTTCTGACAGGAAGTCACAGCAGTGATGGGCTGCTGCCGATGGGCTCAGGAACGGGGCAGAGCTCACAGCAGAATGGCTTACCACCAGGCCAGACGTCCACATTTCACCACA ATGCCACTTCTACCTGGACGAGGAATAGCAGTTTTACCCCGAGTGTGTCGCACCATCAGAACGGCCATCTTCAGCATCATCCGCCCATGGCTCACCCGGCACACTATT GGCCTGTACACAATGACATAGGATTTCAGCCCCCGATATCCAATCACCCCG CTCCTGAATACTGGTGCTCCATCGCTTACTTTGAGATGGATGTTCAAGTGGGCGAGACGTTTAAAGTGCCCTCCTCCTGTCCTGTCGTCACTGTGGATGGGTACGTGGACCCCTCCGGAGGAGATCGATTCTGTCTCGGCCAGTTGAGTAACGTCCACAGAACGGAGGCCATTGAGAGGGCGAG GCTGCATATAGGAAAGGGCGTCCAGCTGGAATGTAAAGGTGAAGGAGACGTTTGGGTTCGTTGTCTCAGCGATCATGCCGTCTTTGTCCAGAGCTACTATTTAGACCGTGAGGCCGGCCGCGCTCCTGGAGATGCAGTACACAAGATTTACCCCAGTGCATACATCAAG GTGTTTGATTTGCGTCAGTGTCACAGACAGATGCAGCAGCAGGCAGCGACTGCGCAGGCAGCAGCTGCTGCGCAAGCAGCCGCAGTGGCGGGAAACATCCCGGGTCCCGGATCTGTGGGTGGAATTGCACCTGCCATCA GTTTGTCTGCGGCCGCCGGTATCGGTGTGGATGACCTCCGTCGCCTTTGCATCCTCCGCATGAGTTTTGTCAAAGGTTGGGGTCCCGATTACCCCCGACAGAGCATCAAAGAGACGCCCTGCTGGATCGAGATCCACCTCCACCGGGCTCTGCAGCTCCTGGATGAGGTTCTGCACACAATGCCCATCGCCGACCCAACACCGTTAGACTGA
- the smad4a gene encoding mothers against decapentaplegic homolog 4a isoform X2: MSITNTPTSNDACLSIVHSLMCHRQGGESETFAKRAIESLVKKLKEKKDELDSLITAITTNGAHPSKCVTIQRTLDGRLQVAGRKGFPHVIYARLWRWPDLHKNELKHVKYCQFAFDLKCDSVCVNPYHYERVVSPGIDLSGLTLSSSGPSALMVKDEYDYESQPSLPSTEGHMQTIQHPAARPVAQEPFNTPAMLPPVEGSSSASTSAFSSITVGSTNATSTWTRNSSFTPSVSHHQNGHLQHHPPMAHPAHYWPVHNDIGFQPPISNHPAPEYWCSIAYFEMDVQVGETFKVPSSCPVVTVDGYVDPSGGDRFCLGQLSNVHRTEAIERARLHIGKGVQLECKGEGDVWVRCLSDHAVFVQSYYLDREAGRAPGDAVHKIYPSAYIKVFDLRQCHRQMQQQAATAQAAAAAQAAAVAGNIPGPGSVGGIAPAISLSAAAGIGVDDLRRLCILRMSFVKGWGPDYPRQSIKETPCWIEIHLHRALQLLDEVLHTMPIADPTPLD; the protein is encoded by the exons ATGTCCATCACAAACACACCCACCAGTAATGATGCCTGTCTGAGTATTGTCCACAGTCTGATGTGTCACAGACAGGGAGGTGAGAGCGAGACCTTCGCCAAACGGGCCATCGAGAGTCTGGTCAAGAAACTGAAGGAGAAGAAAGATGAGCTGGATTCTCTCATCACCGCCATTACAACTAATGGAGCTCATCCCAGTAAATGTGTGACTATACAGCGCACGCTGGACGGACGTCTGCAG GTTGCTGGACGTAAAGGCTTTCCACACGTGATTTATGCACGCTTGTGGCGGTGGCCGGACCTTCATAAGAATGAGTTGAAACATGTCAAGTACTGTCAGTTTGCCTTTGATCTGAAATGTGACAGCGTCTGTGTGAACCCATACCATTATGAGAGAGTAGTGTCTCCAGGAATAG ATTTATCTGGACTGACTCTGTCAAGTTCTG GTCCGTCTGCTCTGATGGTGAAGGATGAATATGATTATGAGAGTCAGCCGTCTCTGCCCAGCACCGAGGGACACATGCAGACCATTCAGCATCCCGCTGCGAGACCTGTAGCCCAGGAGCCCTTTAACACCCCAGCTATGTTACCGCCAGTCGAGGGCAGCAGCTCGGCCTCCACGTCTGCTTTCTCCAGCATCACTGTGGGATCCACAA ATGCCACTTCTACCTGGACGAGGAATAGCAGTTTTACCCCGAGTGTGTCGCACCATCAGAACGGCCATCTTCAGCATCATCCGCCCATGGCTCACCCGGCACACTATT GGCCTGTACACAATGACATAGGATTTCAGCCCCCGATATCCAATCACCCCG CTCCTGAATACTGGTGCTCCATCGCTTACTTTGAGATGGATGTTCAAGTGGGCGAGACGTTTAAAGTGCCCTCCTCCTGTCCTGTCGTCACTGTGGATGGGTACGTGGACCCCTCCGGAGGAGATCGATTCTGTCTCGGCCAGTTGAGTAACGTCCACAGAACGGAGGCCATTGAGAGGGCGAG GCTGCATATAGGAAAGGGCGTCCAGCTGGAATGTAAAGGTGAAGGAGACGTTTGGGTTCGTTGTCTCAGCGATCATGCCGTCTTTGTCCAGAGCTACTATTTAGACCGTGAGGCCGGCCGCGCTCCTGGAGATGCAGTACACAAGATTTACCCCAGTGCATACATCAAG GTGTTTGATTTGCGTCAGTGTCACAGACAGATGCAGCAGCAGGCAGCGACTGCGCAGGCAGCAGCTGCTGCGCAAGCAGCCGCAGTGGCGGGAAACATCCCGGGTCCCGGATCTGTGGGTGGAATTGCACCTGCCATCA GTTTGTCTGCGGCCGCCGGTATCGGTGTGGATGACCTCCGTCGCCTTTGCATCCTCCGCATGAGTTTTGTCAAAGGTTGGGGTCCCGATTACCCCCGACAGAGCATCAAAGAGACGCCCTGCTGGATCGAGATCCACCTCCACCGGGCTCTGCAGCTCCTGGATGAGGTTCTGCACACAATGCCCATCGCCGACCCAACACCGTTAGACTGA